The genomic DNA AAGTCGTCGAAGGTGACGCCGTCGGGACGGCGGTACTTCCCGCACCAGGCGTGCACCATCTCGTGGGCCAAAAGGCCGCGGCTGAGGATCATCACGTCCTCGTCGAGGAAGAAGCGCTCGCGGACGCGGTTGTCGCTCGACTCGTGGTGCTCGAGGCCGAAGTGCGCGACGTGGTCGCTCAGCGCGAGCAGGAAGCGGTACTTCCGGTACGGCCGCCCGCCGAACATCGCGCCGGTCTCGTCCACGAGCCGCCGCAGCGACGCCTCGAACGCCTTCGGGACGGCGAGCGCCTCCTCGGAGTCGGCCGCGATCGTGAGGAAGTGTCTCCCGGCGTCGTCGAGCGCGAGCTCCTTCACGTGTTGCCCCGCGATCACCGGCGAGTCGATCAGGGTCGCGAGGGAGACCGTCTCGAAGGTCACGACGTCGCCGTCGCGTTTCGCGGCGGCGAGCGCGCTCCCGTGTTTCCATCCCGCCGGCAGCCGGATCGACGGCTCGACCTGGACCTCGCCGCCCTTTTTCCCTTCGGGGTAGAGCGCCACGTAGTTCCACGAGAACACGGCGAGCTTCCCCGAAGCGGCGACCCCTCCGGTGAACTTCCCGTCCTCGGACGGGGAGAGGTACTCGACCGCGATCTCGAGCCGGTCGGCCCCCTCGGGGACCGTGCAGCGGAACCGGTAGAGGTCGAGCGGATCCCGCTCCCATCGGACGGGTTTCCCCCCCGCGGTCATCCGGATCCCCGCGAGGTCGGCGATCGGCCCCGTCGGCCCGTGCTCGCCGGGGAGCCACTTCGCGTAGCGCAGGGTCGTCTCGCCCGGCGCCGCCGGGATCGACAGCGTCGCGAGGAACAGCCGCCGCGGCGCCTCCGTCGCGTCCACGGCGATCCGGATCGGCGCGTCGGCGGCGAACGCCGAGGCGGTGAGGAACAACGTCGCGAACGTCGCGAATCGATTCACGATGGGAGCTCCTGTCCGTTCAGATCTTCCCCACGAAGTGCGTCCCGGCGCGCCCTTCGATGGCGAGCGGGAGGCTCTCCGGGTTCGTGATGAGCGCGCGCCGCCCGCCTCCGCGCAGGAACTGGATCACGGCCTCGATCTTGGGGCCCATGCTTCCGGCCGCGAAGTGCCCCTGGGCGAAGTAGTCCTCGACCTCCTCGAGCGTCACGGCGCCGAGCGGCCGCTGCTCGGGCGTTCCGAAGTTCACGTACACCTGCGGCACCGCCGTGAGGATGATGAGCAGCGCCGCGCCGATGTCCGAGGCGAGCACGCTCGAGGTGAGGTCCTTGTCGATGACCGCCTCGACCCCGACGTAGTGGTTGTGCTCGTCCTTGGTGATCGGGATGCCCCCGCCTCCCGAGGCGATCACGATGTGCCCGTGCCGGGCCGCGTCGCGGATCATCTCGCGCTGCACGACGCGCACCGGCCGCGGGGAGGGAACGACCCGCCGCCACCCGCGCCCCGCGTCCTCCTTGATCTTCCAGTTCCGCTCGTCGCGGCGGCGCTCGGCCTCCTCCTTCGGGAGGAACGGACCGATCGGCTTGGTGGGGTTCGAGAACGCGGGGTCCTTCGCGTCGACGAGCACCTGCGTGACCATCGTGACGACGTAGCGGCGGATGTCGCGCTTGCGCAGCTCGTTGAGGAGGGACTGCTGGAGGATGTACCCGAGGCTCCCCTCGGTCATCGCGACGAGCACGTCGAGGGGCATGTCCGGGACCTCGGTCTTGGAGAGCTCCTGCTGGAGGAGCAGCGCCCCGACCTGCGGACCGTTCCCGTGGGTGATGACCAGGTGATAGTCGCGCTCGACGAGGCTCATCAGCAGCGTCGCGATCACTTCGGCGTTGCGCTCGTGCTCGCCGATCGTCCCCGTCTCCCCCTTCTGCATGAACGCGTGGCCGCCCATCGCGACGAGCACGATGGGTCTTCCGTGCGGTTCGCCCATGGATCCTCCGGCGGGGAGTATAGAGGGGGTGGAAGCCCGGATTCACGAGACAGGGCGGCCGGCGATCATGCGTGGGTGCCTCCACGCGACCACGGCCCGCCCAGCGCCCAGCTTCCTACGAATCGCTCGCCGCGAGCGACCGCGAGGAGGATGGGTCCGGCGAAGACGGCGATCGCGTCGATCACGGCCGGGAGTTCCGGCGGTGGAGCGCTGCCGAGGAGCCGCCGGGTGAATCCCGCCCATTGAGCCGACTTCCCCGGAATCGCCGCGAACTCCCGGGTCAGGGCCAAGGGAAGCTCGCGCGGCACCTCCGTCCGACGCCGGGCAAAGGTGGCCTTGATGGCATCCGCGAGCACCGCCCCATCAAACGGCAGGCCGAGTGCGAGCGCATGCACGTCGAAGAAGTCCCGCATGCGGCTGTTGGCTGCGCCGAGGGCAACCATGGCGTGCACCTTCTCGGCAATCGCCGAGTCGGGCCGGTAGGCGCGCAGTCGCGGTCGCGGCAGATCCAGCAGGCTCGGGTACTCGATCCATTGGGGCTCCGGCACGACCGCGTCCCCGATACCGATGTCGACCTGCACCCGGAGTCGGGCTTTCCCGATTCGCGCTGTGAGCTCCACCCGCTGCCCGCCGTAGGCGTCCTCGACGCGGATAGCGCCAACCCGCAGGGACGCCGGGTCGAACTCGATGCCGTCGGGCTCAACCTGCTGCCCGCAGATCACGAGGAAGGTGTTCCGCAGCGATTCGGCATCGAGCTCGCCGAATCCGAGCAGGTCGGCGTCGCGCGTGGGGCGGATCGTCTCGCCCAGCCAGACGTAGAGCAGCAACGCACCCTTCAGCACGAATCGGCCGGCGTGCGGCGATCGCGCGAGCCGGTACAGCAGCCGCTCGCTCGCATAACGCACGAGCACGAGGTTGGGATCGATGCCGAGCCTCTTCGCGTGCTGGACGAGCCGGACCTGGACGGACTGAGCCAGCCCCGTCGTCACGCGACCACACTTTCCAGGTACGGACGCATGACGCGCTCGACGCGGCAGGCGCGGGCGGCGCGAT from Candidatus Polarisedimenticolaceae bacterium includes the following:
- the arcC gene encoding carbamate kinase; this translates as MGEPHGRPIVLVAMGGHAFMQKGETGTIGEHERNAEVIATLLMSLVERDYHLVITHGNGPQVGALLLQQELSKTEVPDMPLDVLVAMTEGSLGYILQQSLLNELRKRDIRRYVVTMVTQVLVDAKDPAFSNPTKPIGPFLPKEEAERRRDERNWKIKEDAGRGWRRVVPSPRPVRVVQREMIRDAARHGHIVIASGGGGIPITKDEHNHYVGVEAVIDKDLTSSVLASDIGAALLIILTAVPQVYVNFGTPEQRPLGAVTLEEVEDYFAQGHFAAGSMGPKIEAVIQFLRGGGRRALITNPESLPLAIEGRAGTHFVGKI
- a CDS encoding nucleotidyl transferase AbiEii/AbiGii toxin family protein encodes the protein MTTGLAQSVQVRLVQHAKRLGIDPNLVLVRYASERLLYRLARSPHAGRFVLKGALLLYVWLGETIRPTRDADLLGFGELDAESLRNTFLVICGQQVEPDGIEFDPASLRVGAIRVEDAYGGQRVELTARIGKARLRVQVDIGIGDAVVPEPQWIEYPSLLDLPRPRLRAYRPDSAIAEKVHAMVALGAANSRMRDFFDVHALALGLPFDGAVLADAIKATFARRRTEVPRELPLALTREFAAIPGKSAQWAGFTRRLLGSAPPPELPAVIDAIAVFAGPILLAVARGERFVGSWALGGPWSRGGTHA